In the Populus trichocarpa isolate Nisqually-1 chromosome 1, P.trichocarpa_v4.1, whole genome shotgun sequence genome, one interval contains:
- the LOC7473018 gene encoding beta-xylosidase/alpha-L-arabinofuranosidase 2 — translation MASFCSQNRVPKVSVFLFFSLVCFLLFSSSHVVLAQSSPVFACDVVSNPSLASFGFCNTSLGVSDRVVDLVKRLTLQEKILFLVNSAGSVSRLGIPKYEWWSEALHGVSYVGPGTHFSSVVPGATSFPQVILTAASFNTSLFVAIGKVVSTEARAMYNVGLAGLTFWSPNINIFRDPRWGRGQETPGEDPLLSSKYGSGYVKGLQQRDDGNPDGLKVAACCKHYTAYDLDNWKGVDRYHFNAVVTKQDMDDTFQPPFKSCVVDGNVASVMCSYNKVNGIPTCADPDLLSGVIRGEWKLNGYIVTDCDSIDVFYNSQHYTKTPEEAAAKAILAGLDLNCGSFLGKHTEAAVTAGLVNESAIDRAVFNNFATLMRLGFFDGDPSKQLYGKLGPKDVCTAENQELAREAARQGIVLLKNTAGSLPLSPTAIKNLAVIGPNANVTKTMIGNYEGTPCKYTTPLQGLAALVATTYLPGCSNVACSTAQVDDAKKIAAAADATVLVMGADLSIEAESRDRVDILLPGQQQLLITAVANASTGPVILVIMSGGGMDVSFAKTNDKITSILWVGYPGEAGGAAIADIIFGSYNPSGRLPMTWYPQSYVDKVPMTNMNMRPDPSNGYPGRTYRFYTGETVYSFGDGLSYSEFSHELTQAPGLVSVPLEENHVCYSSECKSVAAAEQTCQNLTFDVHLRIKNTGTTSGSHTVFLFSTPPSVHNSPQKHLVGFEKVFLHAQTDSHVGFKVDVCKDLSVVDELGSKKVALGEHVLHIGSLKHSMTVRI, via the exons ATGGCCTCATTTTGTTCCCAAAACAGAGTACCTAAGGtctctgtttttctcttcttttcccttGTCTGCTTCTTACTTTTTTCTTCTAGCCATGTAGTTTTGGCACAATCATCACCAGTTTTTGCCTGTGATGTTGTGAGCAATCCATCCTTGGCCAGTTTTGGGTTCTGTAACACGTCGTTAGGGGTGAGTGACAGAGTTGTAGACCTGGTGAAAAGACTCACATTGCAAGAAAAGATATTGTTCTTGGTGAATAGTGCAGGGAGTGTGAGCAGACTTGGGATACCTAAATATGAATGGTGGTCGGAGGCTTTACATGGAGTTTCTTACGTCGGTCCAGGCACTCATTTCTCTAGTGTTGTCCCCGGAGCTACAAGCTTTCCTCAGGTCATCCTCACTGCTGCTTCCTTCAACACCTCTCTCTTTGTAGCCATTGGAAAG GTTGTTTCAACGGAAGCAAGAGCAATGTACAATGTGGGATTGGCAGGATTGACGTTTTGGTCACCAAATATCAACATATTTCGAGACCCCAGATGGGGAAGAGGCCAGGAAACTCCAGGAGAGGACCCCTTGCTCTCAAGTAAATATGGATCAGGCTATGTTAAAGGACTGCAACAAAGGGATGATGGCAATCCAGATGGACTTAAGGTTGCTGCATGCTGTAAACATTACACAGCCTATGATTTGGATAACTGGAAAGGGGTTGATCGTTACCATTTTAATGCTGTG GTGACAAAGCAAGATATGGATGATACGTTTCAACCACCTTTCAAAAGTTGTGTTGTTGATGGGAATGTTGCTAGTGTCATGTGTTCTTACAACAAGGTTAATGGTATACCCACCTGTGCTGATCCCGACCTCCTCTCTGGTGTAATCCGAGGGGAATGGAAATTAAATGG GTACATTGTTACCGATTGTGATTCCATAGACGTGTTCTACAACTCCCAGCATTATACCAAAACACCAGAAGAAGCTGCAGCCAAAGCTATATTGGCAG GGTTGGACCTCAACTGTGGATCTTTCTTGGGAAAACACACTGAAGCAGCAGTAACAGCAGGACTTGTGAATGAGTCGGCCATTGATAGAGCTGTCTTCAACAATTTTGCCACTTTAATGCGACTTGGATTCTTTGATGGTGATCCCAGCAAACAACTCTATGGGAAGCTAGGACCAAAAGATGTATGTACAGCAGAGAATCAGGAGCTGGCCCGTGAAGCTGCCAGGCAAGGGATTGTGTTGCTTAAGAACACCGCAGGATCACTTCCTCTATCTCCCACTGCCATAAAAAACCTGGCAGTAATTGGACCAAATGCCAATGTCACTAAAACAATGATTGGAAACTATGAAG GTACACCCTGCAAATATACAACCCCTTTACAAGGACTAGCAGCTTTGGTTGCAACAACATATCTACCTGGCTGCTCAAACGTAGCCTGCAGCACTGCCCAAGTAGATGATGCCAAGAAAATAGCAGCTGCAGCTGATGCCACGGTGCTTGTAATGGGTGCCGATCTATCTATAGAAGCAGAGAGTCGTGACAGGGTGGACATTCTCCTTCCAGGGCAGCAGCAGCTTCTGATAACAGCAGTTGCAAATGCATCCACTGGACCTGTAATCCTTGTTATAATGTCTGGGGGAGGCATGGATGTATCATTTGCGAAAACTAACGACAAAATCACAAGTATCCTATGGGTTGGCTACCCTGGCGAAGCTGGTGGAGCTGCCATAGCTGATATTATTTTTGGTTCCTACAACCCAA GTGGGAGGCTACCGATGACTTGGTATCCACAATCATACGTAGACAAAGTACCAATGACAAATATGAACATGAGACCAGATCCCTCCAATGGCTATCCTGGCAGAACCTACAGGTTCTACACCGGAGAAACTGTTTACTCATTTGGAGATGGACTAAGCTATTCTGAATTCAGCCACGAACTAACTCAAGCACCTGGACTAGTATCTGTTCCTTTAGAGGAAAATCATGTCTGTTACTCTTCAGAATGCAAATCAGTTGCTGCTGCTGAACAGACTTGTCAGAACTTAACCTTTGATGTGCATTTGAGAATCAAGAACACGGGAACAACGAGCGGAAGCCATACAGTTTTCTTGTTCTCTACTCCCCCATCAGTGCACAACTCACCACAGAAGCATTTGGTGGGTTTTGAGAAGGTCTTCCTGCATGCACAAACAGATAGCCATGTGGGATTCAAGGTGGATGTTTGTAAGGATTTGAGTGTGGTTGATGAGCTCGGAAGCAAGAAAGTTGCCTTGGGAGAACACGTTCTTCATATTGGAAGCTTGAAGCACTCCATGACTGTAAGGATTTGA